A genomic stretch from Paraburkholderia dioscoreae includes:
- a CDS encoding ligase-associated DNA damage response DEXH box helicase: MTEPAESDESAVPAPSAPPERRRAPRPRRIPRSREQQARLAAREPAFEPLPFAIDETAARRPFADRLAAWFEARRWQPFEFQRGVWQEIGRGASGLLHATTGAGKTWAVWFGALAAFVTTPTPPTRQRATRAQPEPLTVLWITPMRALAADTARALQSSAAELVVPWSVGLRTGDTSSAERARQNRRMPSALVTTPESLSLMLTRSDARDVLAHVRLVIVDEWHELLGNKRGTQTQLALARLAHWRPELQVWGLSATLGNLPFAADVLLAPVKTPRASVHGALPKALIVDTVIPETIERFPWGGHVGMRQVGAVAEAIGEAQTSLVFTNTRSQCEVWYQALLEARPEWAGLIALHHGSLDQEVREWVERGLKSGLLKVVVCTSSLDLGVDFLPVERVFQIGSPKGVARLMQRAGRSGHAPGRPSRVTIVPTHALELVEAAAAREAVGKRQIEGRETPEKPFDVLVQHLVTVAIGGGFDARELYGEIRSTYAYRQLTQAEFDWALGFVEGGGTALRAYPDYHRVVRESDGLYHVPREDLVRRHRNNIGTIVANGTLNVAYLSGGRIGAIEESFISRLKPGDIFTFGGRALELIRVQDMTAWVRRATSSRGAMPQWAGSRMPLSSELADATLTMLARAASGIYDEPEMRAVRPLLELQQKWSALPEPGVLVVELVKSREGYHFFCYPFAGRTAHIGLGALLAWRIAREQPGTFSISMNDYGFELLSAQPFDWAAKLEGGLLSPEELEHDILASLNSSELSMRRFREIARVSGLVFQGHPGQQKSARQLQASSGLFYEIFRNHDSGNLLLNQADDEVLLQELDARRIRTALERMNTSRVVVTRPKKPTPFAFPLIVGRLREKVSTEKLADRVERMLAELEKAART, from the coding sequence TCCCCGCTCCCTCTGCGCCGCCCGAGCGTCGGCGCGCTCCCCGACCGCGCCGGATTCCGCGCAGCCGCGAACAGCAGGCGCGGCTCGCCGCACGCGAACCGGCCTTCGAGCCGCTGCCTTTCGCCATCGACGAAACGGCCGCGCGCCGCCCCTTCGCCGACAGACTCGCCGCATGGTTCGAGGCGCGCCGCTGGCAGCCATTCGAGTTTCAACGCGGGGTCTGGCAGGAAATCGGCCGTGGCGCGAGTGGTTTGCTGCATGCCACGACCGGCGCAGGTAAAACCTGGGCTGTCTGGTTCGGCGCACTGGCCGCCTTCGTGACAACGCCGACGCCGCCTACCCGCCAGCGCGCGACCCGAGCGCAGCCTGAACCGCTCACCGTGCTGTGGATCACGCCGATGCGTGCGCTCGCCGCGGACACCGCACGCGCCTTGCAAAGTTCGGCGGCAGAACTGGTCGTGCCGTGGAGCGTTGGGTTGCGCACCGGCGATACGTCGTCCGCAGAACGCGCACGGCAAAATCGACGCATGCCGTCGGCGCTCGTCACGACACCGGAAAGTCTTTCACTCATGCTGACGCGGTCCGATGCACGCGACGTGCTTGCGCACGTGCGACTGGTAATCGTCGACGAATGGCATGAGTTGCTCGGCAACAAGCGCGGCACGCAAACGCAACTTGCGCTTGCTCGCCTTGCACATTGGCGGCCTGAATTGCAGGTATGGGGGTTGTCGGCGACGCTCGGCAATCTGCCCTTCGCCGCCGATGTATTGCTCGCGCCCGTGAAGACGCCACGCGCAAGCGTGCACGGCGCGCTGCCCAAAGCGCTGATCGTCGATACCGTCATACCCGAAACTATCGAGCGGTTTCCGTGGGGCGGCCATGTAGGCATGCGCCAGGTCGGCGCCGTCGCCGAGGCGATCGGCGAAGCTCAAACCTCGCTCGTGTTTACCAACACACGCTCGCAATGCGAGGTGTGGTATCAGGCGCTGCTCGAAGCGCGGCCCGAATGGGCCGGCCTGATCGCGCTGCATCATGGCTCGCTCGATCAGGAAGTGCGCGAATGGGTCGAGCGCGGCCTCAAGAGCGGCTTGCTGAAAGTGGTTGTATGCACATCGAGCCTCGATCTGGGCGTCGATTTTCTGCCGGTGGAGCGCGTGTTTCAGATCGGCTCGCCCAAAGGCGTCGCGCGTTTGATGCAGCGCGCGGGCCGTTCGGGTCACGCGCCGGGACGCCCTTCGCGAGTGACGATCGTGCCGACGCATGCGCTCGAACTGGTCGAAGCCGCCGCCGCGCGCGAGGCTGTCGGGAAGCGTCAGATAGAAGGCCGCGAAACACCGGAGAAGCCGTTCGACGTGCTGGTGCAGCATCTCGTTACCGTGGCGATCGGCGGCGGGTTCGATGCGCGCGAACTGTACGGCGAGATTCGCAGTACCTATGCCTACCGGCAGTTGACGCAGGCCGAGTTCGATTGGGCGCTCGGCTTCGTGGAAGGCGGCGGCACGGCGTTACGCGCCTACCCCGATTACCATCGCGTGGTACGCGAAAGCGACGGGCTGTACCACGTGCCGCGCGAGGATCTGGTGCGAAGGCATCGCAACAACATCGGCACGATCGTCGCTAATGGCACCTTGAACGTCGCCTACCTCTCGGGCGGCCGGATTGGCGCCATCGAGGAATCGTTTATTTCGCGGCTCAAGCCCGGCGATATCTTTACGTTCGGCGGACGCGCCCTCGAATTGATCCGCGTGCAGGATATGACCGCGTGGGTGCGGCGCGCCACGTCGTCGCGCGGAGCCATGCCGCAATGGGCCGGCAGCCGTATGCCGCTTTCTTCCGAACTCGCCGACGCCACGCTCACGATGCTCGCGCGCGCCGCTTCCGGCATCTACGACGAACCGGAAATGCGCGCCGTGCGGCCGCTGCTCGAATTGCAGCAGAAGTGGTCGGCATTGCCCGAACCGGGCGTACTGGTAGTGGAATTGGTGAAATCGCGCGAAGGGTATCATTTCTTTTGCTATCCGTTTGCGGGGCGCACGGCGCATATCGGTTTGGGCGCATTGCTCGCATGGCGCATCGCGCGCGAGCAGCCCGGCACCTTTTCCATTTCAATGAACGACTACGGCTTCGAACTGTTGTCCGCGCAACCGTTCGATTGGGCGGCGAAACTCGAAGGCGGTTTGCTCTCGCCCGAAGAACTGGAACACGACATTCTCGCGAGCCTCAATTCGTCAGAGCTCTCCATGCGGCGCTTTCGCGAGATCGCGCGCGTGTCGGGATTGGTATTCCAGGGGCATCCCGGACAGCAGAAAAGCGCGCGGCAGTTGCAAGCGTCGAGCGGCCTCTTCTACGAGATCTTTCGCAATCACGATAGCGGCAATCTGTTGCTCAACCAGGCCGATGACGAAGTGTTGCTGCAGGAACTCGACGCCCGGCGCATTCGCACCGCGCTCGAACGCATGAACACGAGCCGCGTGGTTGTCACACGCCCGAAAAAACCGACGCCGTTTGCGTTTCCGTTGATCGTCGGACGCTTGCGGGAGAAGGTCAGTACGGAGAAACTCGCGGATCGCGTCGAGCGGATGCTGGCCGAACTCGAGAAGGCGGCCCGCACATGA
- the pdeM gene encoding ligase-associated DNA damage response endonuclease PdeM, whose amino-acid sequence MKQASLPVEIAGHSLVLSSLRAAFDPALRCLLVADAHFGKDAVFRARGIPVPIGSTADNLMRLDILIAQFEPTMLVFLGDLLHAREAHAGETLEALHVWRARHATLRVVLVEGNHDRHAGPLPATLGVEYVDEPWRFGPWALCHHPQMVEGAYALAGHVHPVYRIATRNDSVRVPCFRFGVNCGVLPAFGSFTGGAREDGRVAREKVFLVVQEKVIEVVR is encoded by the coding sequence ATGAAGCAGGCGTCGTTGCCGGTGGAGATCGCCGGACATTCTCTTGTGCTATCGAGTTTGCGCGCGGCTTTCGACCCGGCGCTGCGTTGTCTGCTTGTGGCCGATGCGCATTTCGGCAAGGACGCGGTGTTTCGCGCGCGCGGCATTCCGGTGCCGATCGGTTCGACCGCCGACAATCTGATGCGCCTGGATATTCTGATCGCCCAGTTCGAGCCGACCATGCTCGTGTTTCTCGGCGATCTGCTGCATGCGCGCGAGGCGCATGCCGGGGAGACGCTCGAAGCATTGCATGTCTGGCGCGCGCGGCATGCCACGTTGCGGGTGGTGCTCGTCGAAGGAAATCACGACCGGCATGCAGGCCCGCTGCCCGCGACGCTCGGCGTCGAGTATGTAGATGAGCCCTGGCGATTCGGACCGTGGGCATTGTGTCATCACCCGCAGATGGTCGAGGGTGCGTATGCGCTCGCGGGGCATGTGCATCCGGTGTATCGGATTGCGACGCGCAACGATTCGGTACGGGTTCCGTGTTTCAGGTTCGGGGTGAACTGTGGCGTGTTGCCTGCGTTCGGGAGCTTTACTGGAGGGGCGCGTGAGGATGGCCGTGTGGCTCGTGAGAAGGTTTTTCTGGTGGTGCAGGAGAAGGTGATCGAAGTGGTGCGATGA
- a CDS encoding FAD-binding oxidoreductase, translated as MVIVSSSAVDELKTAVRGQVLLPGDASFDQARSIWNAMIDRHPSVILRCAGVADVRQGVAFARDNGLSLAIRGGGHNIGGSALCDDGVVLDLSQMKSVHIDPTARRAYVEPGATLHDFDHEAQAFGLATPLGINSTTGVAGLTLGGGFGWLSRRYGMTIDNLVSADVVTAEGEFLNTSADSHEDLFWAIRGGGGNFGVVTRFEFALHPVGPLVYGGLVVLPLTQARDALLKYRAANAGMPEELSVWAVLRLAPPLPFLPPEVHGKPVIVFAMCYTGPVESGPAAVEFVRAFGTPVGEHLGPMPFVAWQQAFDPLLTPGARNYWKSHNLGEIQDGLVDALLSAIDQLPSPQCEIFFGQIGAQTQRVAVEATAYSSRDTLYAMNVHGRWDDASDDERCIAWARAFFDAAAPFALGSVYVNFMTQEEGGRVADAYGPNYERLVAVKNRYDPRNLFRCNQNIRPSV; from the coding sequence ATGGTTATTGTGTCCAGCAGCGCCGTCGACGAATTGAAAACTGCTGTCCGGGGACAGGTTCTGCTGCCCGGCGACGCCAGCTTCGATCAGGCACGCAGCATCTGGAACGCGATGATCGACCGGCATCCGTCAGTCATTCTGCGTTGCGCGGGCGTAGCCGACGTGCGCCAGGGTGTGGCGTTCGCGCGCGACAACGGCCTGTCGCTGGCGATTCGGGGCGGCGGCCACAACATTGGCGGCAGCGCATTGTGCGACGACGGTGTGGTGCTCGACTTGTCGCAGATGAAATCAGTGCATATCGATCCCACGGCACGGCGTGCCTATGTCGAACCGGGCGCGACGCTGCACGATTTCGACCATGAAGCGCAGGCATTCGGGCTCGCCACTCCGCTCGGCATCAATTCGACCACCGGCGTCGCGGGCCTGACGCTCGGCGGCGGCTTCGGCTGGCTGAGCCGTAGATATGGCATGACGATAGACAATCTGGTTTCCGCCGACGTCGTGACCGCCGAGGGCGAATTCCTCAACACGAGCGCCGACTCGCACGAAGATCTCTTCTGGGCGATTCGCGGCGGCGGCGGCAATTTCGGCGTCGTCACGCGATTCGAGTTCGCTCTGCATCCGGTGGGACCGCTGGTATACGGCGGCCTCGTCGTCCTGCCGCTCACACAGGCACGGGACGCCCTGCTCAAATACCGCGCGGCGAACGCCGGCATGCCGGAGGAACTGAGTGTGTGGGCCGTGCTGCGGCTCGCGCCGCCGCTGCCGTTTCTGCCGCCCGAAGTGCACGGCAAACCGGTGATCGTGTTCGCGATGTGCTATACAGGGCCCGTCGAAAGCGGTCCGGCCGCGGTGGAATTCGTACGCGCATTCGGCACGCCGGTTGGTGAACATCTCGGCCCGATGCCGTTTGTCGCGTGGCAGCAGGCGTTCGACCCGCTACTCACGCCAGGCGCGCGCAATTACTGGAAATCGCACAATCTCGGCGAGATTCAGGACGGGCTCGTCGACGCGCTGCTCAGCGCGATCGATCAGTTGCCGTCACCGCAATGCGAGATTTTCTTCGGACAGATCGGCGCGCAGACCCAGCGCGTGGCCGTGGAAGCCACCGCCTATTCGAGCCGCGACACGCTGTACGCGATGAACGTGCACGGCCGGTGGGACGACGCAAGCGACGACGAGCGCTGCATCGCGTGGGCTCGCGCGTTCTTCGACGCGGCGGCACCCTTCGCGCTGGGCAGCGTCTACGTTAACTTCATGACGCAGGAGGAAGGCGGCCGGGTCGCCGACGCCTACGGGCCGAACTACGAACGGCTGGTCGCGGTAAAAAACCGCTACGATCCGCGCAACCTGTTCCGCTGCAACCAGAACATCCGACCGTCGGTGTAG
- a CDS encoding BPSL1445 family SYLF domain-containing lipoprotein has protein sequence MRRRQFIMTTSAALATAGLGLAGCTTTSPSSSASSSANAGKRDTINAGVDSTLSRLYANVNGSRELVAKARGILVFPSVISAGFWVGGQYGEGALRVAGRTAGYYSTVAGSFGLQIGAQSKALVFLFMTQDALDKFLGSQGWAAGADATVAVLKVGANGAVDTSTATSPVEAFVLTNGGLMAGVSLEGTKVSRLMI, from the coding sequence ATGCGCAGACGACAATTCATCATGACCACCAGCGCCGCCCTCGCCACGGCGGGCCTTGGCCTCGCCGGCTGCACGACCACGTCGCCGTCTTCGAGCGCATCGTCTTCAGCCAACGCCGGCAAGCGCGACACGATCAATGCGGGAGTCGATTCCACGCTCTCGCGTCTCTACGCGAACGTCAACGGTTCGCGCGAACTGGTGGCGAAAGCACGCGGCATTCTGGTGTTCCCGTCTGTGATCTCGGCGGGCTTCTGGGTCGGCGGCCAGTACGGCGAAGGGGCGTTGCGCGTGGCCGGCCGCACGGCGGGCTATTACAGCACCGTTGCGGGCTCCTTCGGTTTGCAGATCGGCGCGCAGTCCAAGGCTCTCGTATTCCTCTTCATGACGCAGGACGCGCTCGACAAATTCCTGGGCAGCCAGGGGTGGGCAGCCGGCGCGGACGCGACCGTCGCCGTGCTAAAGGTCGGCGCGAACGGAGCGGTCGACACCTCGACCGCCACCAGCCCGGTCGAAGCCTTTGTCCTGACGAACGGCGGCCTGATGGCCGGCGTATCGCTCGAAGGCACCAAAGTCTCGCGCCTGATGATCTGA
- a CDS encoding SulP family inorganic anion transporter — protein sequence MNTARPTHGWLAALPGIKSNVLAGLTSSFALVPECIAFALVAHLNPLMGLYGAFFICTITALFGGRPGMISGAAGSMAVVIVALVVQHGAQYLLATVILSGILMVLFGALRLGKLIRMVPHPVMLGFVNGLAIVIATAQLAHFRQSTPQGEQWLHGSALIMMGGLVALTMAIVYLLPRLTRAAPPALVAIVGVGLLTQVLHLPTRTLGDMAHIAGGLPGLHMPGVPLDLDTLHVVLPYAVLMAIVGLLETLLTFNLTDEITETRGQPNRECLALGAANIASGLFGGMGGCAMIGQTMINLNSGGRSRLSGIVSGVMILMYILFLSPLIERIPLAALVGVMFVVAQQTFAWGSLRVLGKVPRHDALVIVAVTIITVFSDLAIAVLCGVVIAALNFAWQHAREIHAHVEDRADDKIYAPRGTLFFASTARFHELFDPLQDPERVTIDCRDLLLADHSALAALQGLVERYRKAGKQLRMKNLSERNQRLLSRAGIALA from the coding sequence ATGAACACCGCTCGTCCCACTCACGGCTGGCTTGCCGCGCTGCCCGGCATCAAAAGCAATGTCCTTGCAGGACTGACTTCGTCTTTCGCGCTGGTGCCGGAATGCATCGCCTTTGCGCTGGTCGCCCATCTCAATCCGCTGATGGGCCTGTACGGTGCTTTCTTCATCTGCACCATCACGGCCCTGTTCGGCGGACGCCCCGGCATGATCTCCGGCGCCGCCGGTTCGATGGCGGTGGTCATCGTGGCGCTCGTCGTGCAACACGGCGCGCAATATCTGCTCGCCACCGTGATCCTCAGCGGCATCCTGATGGTGCTATTCGGCGCGCTGCGGCTCGGCAAACTGATCCGCATGGTGCCGCATCCGGTAATGCTCGGTTTCGTCAACGGGTTGGCGATCGTCATCGCGACGGCGCAGCTTGCGCACTTCAGACAGAGCACGCCGCAAGGCGAGCAATGGCTGCACGGCAGCGCGTTGATAATGATGGGCGGACTCGTCGCGCTGACCATGGCGATCGTCTATCTGCTGCCGCGACTCACGCGCGCGGCGCCGCCCGCTCTGGTGGCTATCGTCGGCGTCGGGCTCCTCACGCAGGTGTTGCACCTGCCCACGCGCACGCTCGGCGACATGGCGCACATTGCAGGCGGCCTGCCGGGTCTGCATATGCCGGGCGTCCCGCTGGATCTGGACACGCTGCATGTGGTGCTGCCCTACGCGGTGCTGATGGCGATCGTCGGTTTGCTGGAAACGCTGCTCACGTTCAATCTCACCGACGAGATCACCGAAACCCGCGGCCAGCCGAACCGTGAATGCCTCGCGCTCGGCGCGGCGAATATCGCCTCGGGTCTGTTCGGCGGCATGGGCGGCTGCGCCATGATCGGACAGACGATGATCAACCTCAATTCGGGCGGACGTTCGCGCCTGTCGGGAATCGTCAGCGGCGTGATGATCCTGATGTACATCCTGTTCCTGTCGCCGCTGATCGAACGCATTCCGCTGGCGGCGCTGGTCGGCGTGATGTTCGTGGTGGCGCAGCAGACCTTCGCATGGGGCTCGCTACGAGTGCTGGGCAAAGTGCCGCGCCACGACGCGCTGGTGATCGTGGCGGTCACCATCATCACCGTGTTCTCCGATCTGGCGATCGCCGTGCTATGCGGCGTCGTGATCGCCGCGCTCAATTTCGCGTGGCAGCACGCCCGCGAAATTCATGCGCATGTCGAAGATCGCGCCGACGACAAGATCTATGCGCCGCGCGGCACGCTGTTTTTTGCGTCGACCGCCCGTTTTCACGAGCTGTTCGACCCGCTGCAAGATCCCGAGCGCGTCACGATCGATTGCCGCGATCTGCTGCTGGCGGACCATTCCGCGCTCGCGGCGCTGCAAGGCCTCGTCGAGCGCTATCGGAAAGCCGGCAAACAGTTGCGCATGAAGAATCTGTCCGAGCGCAACCAGCGTCTGCTGAGTCGCGCCGGAATTGCATTGGCGTAA
- a CDS encoding methyl-accepting chemotaxis protein, with product MERFRLKVRLWLALAVMCMGILAIGLWGAFKTRDTMIADRQAELKSVVGVAYSVLDRYNGLVASGAMPLADAQRTAMADLRAMRYNGAGGYLVLEDAQARVLMHGVRADLEGKDMSGFTDPQGRHVFKDGSDLAEREGEGFIHLQFPKPGSNEMAPKINFVRLYKPWDWTIVTGVFTDDIDAAFYTTLVQYVGAALMLCVVVSLVIGVILRSILRQLGGEPAYAAQIAARIADGELDLVVETKAGDETSLLAAMRRMQQRLAQAIAQIRGGATLISTVSNEIAAGNADLSRRTEQQATALGETASSMEQITATVKQNADNARQASQLAHNASETAVRGGEVVGQVVETMRGISQSSHRIGDIIGVIEGIAFQTNILALNAAVEAARAGEEGRGFAVVAGEVRSLAQRSAAAAKEIKTLIEESAAQIEGGSQYVSRAGETMQEVVQAVRRVTDIMGEISAASVEQSSGIEQVNIAVASMDQTTQQNAALVEEASASADVLKAQTGQLSAAIAVFTLPEGR from the coding sequence ATGGAACGGTTTCGCCTGAAGGTGCGGCTCTGGCTCGCGCTAGCGGTAATGTGCATGGGTATTCTGGCAATCGGCCTGTGGGGCGCGTTCAAGACGCGCGACACGATGATCGCCGATCGCCAGGCTGAACTGAAGAGCGTGGTCGGCGTCGCGTATAGCGTGCTGGATCGCTATAACGGCCTCGTCGCCTCGGGCGCCATGCCGCTTGCCGACGCGCAGCGCACGGCGATGGCCGATCTGCGCGCCATGCGCTACAACGGTGCCGGCGGCTATCTCGTGCTCGAGGACGCGCAGGCCCGCGTTCTCATGCATGGCGTACGCGCCGACCTGGAAGGCAAGGACATGAGCGGCTTCACCGACCCGCAGGGGCGCCACGTGTTCAAGGACGGCTCCGACCTCGCCGAGCGCGAAGGCGAAGGCTTCATCCATCTGCAGTTTCCGAAGCCCGGCTCCAATGAAATGGCGCCGAAGATCAACTTCGTGCGGCTGTACAAACCGTGGGACTGGACGATCGTCACCGGCGTATTCACCGACGATATCGACGCCGCGTTTTACACGACGCTCGTGCAGTACGTGGGCGCCGCGCTGATGCTGTGTGTGGTGGTGTCGCTCGTGATCGGCGTGATCCTGCGCAGCATCCTGCGGCAACTCGGCGGCGAACCGGCGTACGCGGCGCAGATCGCTGCCCGCATTGCCGACGGCGAACTCGACCTGGTCGTGGAGACAAAGGCGGGCGACGAAACCAGCCTGCTCGCGGCAATGCGGCGCATGCAGCAGCGCCTCGCGCAGGCGATCGCGCAGATTCGCGGCGGCGCGACGCTGATCTCCACGGTGTCCAACGAAATTGCCGCCGGCAACGCGGACCTGTCGCGCCGGACCGAGCAGCAGGCCACCGCGCTCGGCGAAACCGCGTCGAGCATGGAGCAGATCACCGCGACCGTGAAGCAGAACGCCGACAACGCCAGGCAGGCCAGCCAGCTCGCGCATAACGCATCCGAGACGGCGGTGCGCGGCGGCGAAGTGGTCGGCCAGGTGGTCGAGACGATGCGCGGCATTTCGCAGTCGTCGCACCGGATCGGCGACATCATCGGGGTGATCGAAGGCATTGCGTTTCAGACCAACATTCTCGCCTTGAACGCGGCAGTCGAAGCGGCCCGCGCCGGCGAGGAAGGACGCGGCTTCGCGGTGGTGGCCGGCGAAGTGCGCAGCCTCGCGCAACGCAGCGCGGCGGCGGCCAAGGAGATCAAGACGCTGATCGAGGAGTCCGCGGCACAGATCGAAGGCGGCTCGCAGTACGTGAGCCGCGCTGGCGAAACCATGCAGGAAGTCGTGCAGGCGGTGCGCCGCGTGACGGACATCATGGGCGAGATCAGCGCGGCTTCGGTGGAGCAAAGCTCGGGCATCGAGCAGGTCAACATTGCGGTGGCGAGCATGGATCAGACGACGCAGCAGAACGCGGCGCTGGTGGAAGAGGCGAGTGCCTCGGCGGATGTGCTGAAAGCGCAAACCGGCCAGCTCAGCGCGGCGATTGCCGTGTTCACGCTGCCGGAAGGCCGCTGA
- a CDS encoding YbaK/EbsC family protein, with product MHSHELIQQLDVIPAEQLGAHLPAHVVEQLPAQGVTVFSVSDDASDTAEFSARYGFGLEDCANTIVIRYKKEGAEHYAALVSLGSLRLDINGAVKAALGAQRLSFAKREAAVEHSGMEFGGITAFGLPADWRILVDAAVMERNQIVMGAGVRAAKLLLAPDVLRQWPRCEVASLTLPAE from the coding sequence ATGCACTCGCACGAACTCATACAGCAGTTGGATGTCATTCCGGCCGAACAATTGGGCGCCCATTTGCCCGCGCATGTCGTCGAGCAGTTGCCGGCGCAAGGCGTGACGGTTTTCTCCGTCTCCGACGACGCTTCGGATACCGCCGAATTCAGCGCGCGCTACGGTTTCGGTCTGGAAGACTGTGCGAACACCATCGTGATCCGGTACAAAAAGGAGGGCGCAGAGCATTACGCAGCGCTGGTCTCGTTGGGTTCGCTGCGTTTGGACATCAACGGCGCGGTGAAGGCGGCCCTGGGCGCGCAACGGCTTTCGTTCGCGAAGCGGGAAGCGGCCGTGGAGCATAGCGGCATGGAGTTCGGCGGTATCACCGCCTTCGGCTTGCCGGCCGACTGGCGCATTCTCGTCGACGCCGCCGTCATGGAGCGGAACCAGATCGTCATGGGCGCGGGCGTGCGAGCCGCCAAGTTGTTGCTGGCGCCGGACGTGTTGCGTCAGTGGCCGCGCTGCGAAGTCGCATCGCTGACGCTGCCGGCGGAGTAA
- a CDS encoding YihY/virulence factor BrkB family protein, with protein sequence MDMDTLSAENLQLAARKQANWAIGAFRQFAEDRCAAMAASIAFYAAFSLAPTLVMVIAVAGWVFGAEAARGELFDHIHGLLGDQAAAGVQTIVENAHHNGSAGGIAAIISFSMLAIGASATFSSLNSALNIVWPYTGPRSSSVIALVRVRLISFGLVLGVAFLLIVSLVLDTIITFVGKWLWGDSPYVVIGNLLQLGVGLLVLACAFAGLLKFLPDARVRWLDAFVGGIVAAVLFSAGKKLFALYIAHAGMASSFGAAGSLAVLLMWLYFSAAVLLLGAEFSAARGRMHDPRGGWGMQDDTPPGSRAKLASVLAASTVSADAAPHMAAQAHTASSDAALAAAGRDATANAPGGTAASAFREQSGNTASARATAVKLARSVVSAEAQATRIAADTLIEASRKAVAADRYVRRHPWPSMLLAAAAGLAAATVARRNARDSDSERNS encoded by the coding sequence ATGGACATGGACACGCTTTCCGCCGAAAACCTGCAACTGGCGGCCCGCAAGCAGGCCAACTGGGCCATCGGCGCCTTCAGACAGTTTGCCGAGGACCGCTGCGCGGCCATGGCCGCAAGCATCGCCTTCTATGCCGCGTTTTCGCTTGCGCCCACATTGGTCATGGTGATCGCCGTGGCCGGCTGGGTCTTCGGCGCGGAAGCCGCGCGCGGCGAGTTGTTCGACCACATTCACGGATTGCTCGGCGACCAGGCCGCCGCGGGCGTGCAGACCATCGTCGAGAACGCTCATCACAACGGCAGCGCCGGCGGCATCGCGGCGATCATTTCGTTCTCGATGCTGGCGATCGGCGCTTCGGCCACTTTCTCGTCGCTCAATAGCGCACTCAATATAGTGTGGCCGTATACGGGGCCGCGGTCGTCGAGCGTGATCGCGCTGGTGCGCGTGCGCCTGATCTCGTTCGGCCTGGTGCTGGGCGTCGCGTTCCTGCTGATCGTTTCGCTGGTTCTCGATACGATCATCACCTTCGTCGGCAAGTGGCTCTGGGGCGACTCGCCGTACGTCGTGATCGGCAACCTGTTGCAACTCGGCGTCGGCTTGCTGGTGCTGGCGTGTGCGTTCGCCGGCCTGCTCAAGTTTCTGCCGGACGCTCGCGTGCGCTGGCTCGATGCGTTTGTCGGCGGGATTGTCGCCGCCGTGCTGTTCTCCGCGGGCAAGAAGCTGTTCGCCCTTTATATCGCGCACGCCGGGATGGCCAGTTCGTTCGGCGCGGCCGGCTCGCTCGCCGTGCTGCTGATGTGGCTGTACTTCTCGGCCGCTGTGCTGCTGCTCGGCGCGGAGTTTTCGGCGGCGCGCGGGCGCATGCACGACCCGCGCGGAGGCTGGGGCATGCAGGACGACACGCCGCCCGGCAGCCGCGCCAAGCTTGCGTCGGTGCTGGCGGCATCGACGGTCAGTGCGGATGCTGCGCCCCACATGGCCGCACAGGCGCACACCGCTTCGAGCGACGCCGCGCTCGCCGCCGCCGGGCGCGACGCAACTGCAAACGCGCCGGGCGGTACGGCGGCGTCGGCTTTTCGGGAGCAATCCGGCAACACGGCGTCAGCGCGAGCGACTGCGGTCAAACTCGCCCGCAGCGTCGTCTCGGCCGAAGCGCAAGCGACCCGCATCGCCGCCGACACGCTGATCGAGGCGAGCCGCAAAGCCGTCGCGGCCGATCGCTACGTGCGGCGGCACCCGTGGCCTTCGATGTTGCTGGCCGCGGCTGCCGGGCTGGCAGCGGCGACCGTCGCGCGCCGCAACGCCCGCGATAGCGACAGCGAGCGCAATTCCTGA